One part of the Clarias gariepinus isolate MV-2021 ecotype Netherlands chromosome 24, CGAR_prim_01v2, whole genome shotgun sequence genome encodes these proteins:
- the pex12 gene encoding peroxisome assembly protein 12, producing MAERGAHLTTAGGEGRPSIFEVLSQDILMSAVKPALQHAVKILAESNPARYGVLWRKFDEIYGVLDLLLQHHFLLRTSASFSENFYGLKRVAPDVNRRAHHGLGRRRHARSLLLLVLLPYLRTKLEKVLARQRDEDDFSIRMPQSLAQKMYRAFLAAYPYVCMAWDGWSFCHHLLYIFGNARTHSPLLWLAGVKLSYLTAQDIRDMDLKPVRQALGSSQSFGERLQHMFSTVLGSVAVTLSTSLSMGVFFLQFLEWWYSSENQTTMKSLTSLPTPPPPLHLEDQNAAAASGKICPLCRKVRSNDTALATSGYVFCYRCVYTYVKTNHRCPLTGYPSELQHLIKIYSPEA from the exons ATGGCGGAGCGAGGAGCACATCTGACCACAGCTGGAGGAGAAGGCAGACCCTCGATCTTTGAAGTTTTATCTCAGGACATTTTGATGAGTGCGGTTAAACCTGCACTTCAGCACGCCGTTAAA ATCCTGGCTGAGTCCAACCCTGCCCGATATGGAGTCCTCTGGAGGAAATTCGATGAGATCTACGGCGTTCTTGACCTTCTGCTGCAGCACCACTTCTTGCTGCGCACCAGCGCCTCCTTTTCTGAGAACTTCTACGGGCTAAAGCGCGTGGCTCCAGATGTCAACAGACGCGCCCATCACGGCCTCGGCCGCAGGCGCCATGCGCGCTCTCTGCTCCTCTTAGTACTCCTTCCTTACCTCCGAACCAAACTCGAGAAGGTGCTGGCTCGCCAGAGAGACGAGGACGACTTCTCGATAAGGATGCCCCAGTCCCTTGCTCAGAAGATGTACAGAGCCTTCTTGGCAGCTTATCCGTACGTTTGTATGGCGTGGGACGGCTGGAGTTTTTGCCATCATTTGCTGTATATTTTCGGCAATGCACGCACACATTCGCCCCTGCTGTGGTTGGCGGGAGTCAAATTGTCTTATCTGACAGCTCAGGATATTCGTGACATGGATCTAAAGCCGGTGAGGCAAGCACTGGGCTCTAGCCAAAG CTTTGGAGAACGCCTGCAGCACATGTTTTCCACGGTGCTTGGCAGTGTAGCCGTAACCCTCTCCACTAGTCTCTCGATGGGAGTGTTTTTCCTGCAGTTCTTGGAGTGGTGGTACTCATCGGAGAACCAGACCACTATGAAGTCTCTCACCTCTCTGCCCACACCTCCGCCCCCGCTTCATCTGGAGGACCAGAACGCTGCAGCGGCATCCGGCAAAATCTGCCCGCTCTGCAGGAAAGTGCGCAGTAACGACACGGCCCTGGCCACCTCCGGCTACGTTTTCTGTTACCGCTGTGTTTATACGTATGTAAAAACTAACCACAGGTGTCCGCTAACCGGCTACCCGTCGGAACTGCAGCATCTAATTAAGATCTATTCTCCAGAGGCATAG